A single genomic interval of Gossypium raimondii isolate GPD5lz chromosome 11, ASM2569854v1, whole genome shotgun sequence harbors:
- the LOC105802320 gene encoding U-box domain-containing protein 27, which yields MRKDDLYITIPSFFRCPISLDVMKSPVSLCTGVTYDRASIQRWLDSGNNTCPATMQVLQSKEIVPNRNLQRLIQIWSDSVARRQVDAESAAPSSVVVPSQDQVKLLVKQLDKNCSSSLAKIVCFAGESEENREFLARMDGLLTAVFDFMRNAESDINLMEQVVSILDLIQSKIQDKKPLLESNCLSTILLVLQRGTSDSQIQSLRLLESIAIDGESKLKIAEKEGLLLELVNSLSKEKDERLIEASLSCLSAITKPKRVKTKLIQYRTIPELKNLLSEPNMSISIIEKSLKLLETLSFCKEGRAEIRHDSNLLQAIVQKVLKASSKATEHAVTVLWSVCCLFREEKAQEAVVGCSNGLTKFLLLMQSDCSSATRQMSADLLKLFRVNSNSCLSSYDTKTTHIMPC from the coding sequence atgagaAAAGACGATTTGTACATTACGATTCCGAGTTTTTTTCGGTGTCCGATATCGTTGGACGTGATGAAATCTCCAGTGAGCTTGTGCACGGGCGTAACGTACGACCGAGCTAGCATCCAACGGTGGCTAGACAGTGGCAACAACACGTGCCCGGCCACGATGCAAGTTCTTCAAAGCAAAGAAATCGTTCCGAACCGGAACTTACAACGACTCATTCAGATTTGGTCCGATTCAGTCGCTCGACGTCAAGTCGACGCCGAATCGGCGGCTCCCAGCTCAGTTGTTGTTCCCTCTCAAGATCAGGTCAAACTCTTGGTCAAACAGCTCGACAAAAATTGTTCTTCGTCTTTGGCGAAAATAGTTTGTTTTGCTGGAGAATCGGAGGAGAACCGCGAATTCCTCGCAAGAATGGACGGGTTGTTGACCGCGGTGTTTGATTTCATGAGGAATGCGGAATCGGATATCAATTTAATGGAACAAGTTGTTTCGATTTTGGATTTAATACAAAGCAAAATTCAGGACAAGAAGCCGTTGTTGGAATCAAATTGCTTGTCAACGATTCTTCTCGTTCTACAACGAGGAACTTCAGATTCGCAAATCCAGTCGCTTCGATTACTGGAGTCAATTGCGATCGATGGAGAATCGAAGCTCAAAATCGCCGAGAAAGAGGGATTACTACTCGAATTAGTGAACTCGTTAAGTAAAGAGAAGGATGAAAGGTTGATCGAGGCGAGCTTATCTTGTTTGAGCGCAATCACAAAGCCCAAAAGAGTGAAAACCAAACTAATCCAGTATCGAACCATTCCAGAATTAAAGAACCTCTTATCAGAACCAAACATGAGCATTTCGATAATCGAGAAATCACTAAAACTGCTGGAAACGTTATCGTTTTGCAAAGAAGGGAGAGCGGAGATACGGCATGATTCGAACTTGTTACAAGCGATTGTGCAGAAAGTGTTGAAAGCGTCGAGCAAAGCGACGGAGCATGCAGTGACTGTACTTTGGAGCGTTTGTTGTTTGTTTAGAGAGGAGAAAGCGCAAGAAGCAGTGGTGGGATGTAGTAACGGGCTGACCAAGTTTTTGTTGCTGATGCAAAGCGATTGTTCTTCAGCCACTAGGCAAATGTCGGCGGATTTGCTAAAGCTTTTTCGGGTAAATTCCAACTCTTGTTTGTCAAGTTACGATACTAAGACTACCCATATTATGCCCTGTTGA